In Cyanobacteria bacterium GSL.Bin1, one genomic interval encodes:
- a CDS encoding DUF2854 domain-containing protein: protein MLGQISLGKWGMIVGGTLAIMGFIAYGAGNATLNLAGFFYGIPLFLGGLALKAAELKPTPYTKETPPEVVKLREEQATPTQNQIRKDVTRYRYGQQVHLEESLERLGLSPTDEERPILTGLREEAIDGAYALILEFESSLVSWETWQEKQEKIERFFGPNIRVKLSQPQPDCVELALIAEPEVSNPEI from the coding sequence ATGCTCGGTCAAATCTCTTTAGGAAAATGGGGAATGATTGTTGGGGGAACGCTGGCGATCATGGGCTTTATCGCTTACGGTGCGGGGAATGCCACTCTCAATTTAGCCGGTTTTTTTTACGGGATTCCCCTTTTTTTAGGCGGACTCGCCCTCAAGGCAGCGGAATTAAAGCCAACTCCTTATACGAAAGAAACACCGCCAGAGGTGGTTAAATTACGGGAAGAACAAGCCACCCCCACCCAAAATCAAATTCGCAAAGATGTTACCCGTTATCGCTACGGACAGCAAGTGCATCTTGAAGAATCGTTAGAACGCCTCGGACTCAGCCCAACCGATGAAGAACGACCCATTTTAACCGGACTGCGCGAAGAAGCAATTGATGGCGCTTATGCCCTAATTTTAGAGTTTGAATCCTCTCTTGTCTCTTGGGAGACTTGGCAAGAAAAGCAAGAAAAAATCGAGCGCTTTTTTGGTCCCAATATCCGAGTCAAACTGAGCCAGCCTCAACCCGACTGCGTCGAATTAGCCTTAATTGCAGAACCGGAAGTCTCCAATCCGGAAATATGA
- the speA gene encoding biosynthetic arginine decarboxylase, giving the protein MSVQPQSFSSLEGSVNSEKNESNQPEWTIEESEQIYQIQGWGDPYFSINRAGHITVSPQGDRGTSLDLYELVTALRKRNIGLPILIRFPEILADRVERLYACFDRAISRYNYPGSYRGVFPIKCNQHRHLVESLVECGNKHQLGLEVGSKPELMIALATLNPLPTSPKQEQASLLICNGYKDREYIETALLSRRLGYQTIIVVEQLEELELIQEISEELAISPVIGIRAKLGTRGTGRWGVSTGDRAKFGLTIWQILQAVETLKAYNQLDSLQLLHFHVGSQVSSIRVIKEAIREAAQIYAELTALGGNLKYLDVGGGLAVDYDGSKTNKNNASKNYNMQNYANDIVAEVKEACDQAEIAVPTLISESGRAIASHQGVLIFDVLGSNEPPITPPPVIEEEEHLIIRNLWETYALINDENYQEHYHDAIQFKQEAIGLFNFSYLTLQERARAEQLYWACCAKVFEIIKHQETVSEELQSIANILTAIYYINLSVFQSTPDHWAIDQLFPIMPIHRLHEVPSKRAILADLTCDSDGKISHFINPKGQKPKDFLELHPLTENQPYYLGMFLVGAYQEIMGNLHNLFGDTNVVHIRTHPKGYKIEQFVRGDTITEVLAQTQYSSEELLENLRRHTEQALEKNLISLPESRRLLNNYQQGLGNYTYLNANYRE; this is encoded by the coding sequence ATGTCTGTTCAACCCCAGTCTTTTTCTTCACTGGAAGGGAGTGTCAACTCAGAGAAAAATGAATCAAATCAACCTGAATGGACCATCGAAGAGAGTGAACAAATTTATCAAATTCAAGGCTGGGGCGACCCCTATTTTTCCATCAATCGTGCTGGACATATCACAGTTTCCCCACAGGGCGATCGTGGTACTTCTCTAGATTTATATGAACTGGTCACTGCCCTGAGAAAACGTAACATCGGGCTGCCCATTCTCATTCGCTTTCCGGAAATTCTAGCCGATCGCGTGGAACGACTTTATGCCTGTTTTGATCGCGCTATTTCTCGCTACAACTATCCCGGAAGTTATCGTGGTGTATTTCCGATTAAATGTAACCAACATCGCCATTTGGTCGAATCATTAGTCGAATGCGGAAACAAACACCAACTGGGATTAGAAGTGGGATCAAAGCCGGAATTAATGATTGCCTTAGCGACGCTGAATCCCTTACCCACTAGCCCCAAGCAAGAACAAGCATCCCTCTTAATCTGTAATGGTTATAAAGACCGTGAGTATATCGAAACAGCATTACTCTCTCGGCGCTTAGGCTATCAAACGATTATTGTTGTCGAACAGTTAGAAGAATTGGAACTGATCCAAGAAATTAGTGAAGAATTAGCCATTTCTCCGGTGATTGGTATCCGAGCCAAATTGGGAACGCGGGGAACAGGACGCTGGGGCGTTTCCACTGGCGATCGCGCTAAGTTTGGCTTAACGATTTGGCAGATCTTACAAGCGGTCGAAACCCTCAAAGCTTACAACCAATTAGACAGTTTACAACTCCTTCATTTTCATGTGGGGTCGCAAGTTTCTTCCATTCGCGTGATTAAAGAAGCGATTCGCGAAGCCGCCCAAATTTACGCTGAACTCACTGCTTTAGGCGGAAATTTAAAGTATCTCGATGTTGGGGGCGGCTTAGCCGTTGACTACGACGGGTCAAAAACCAATAAAAATAATGCTTCCAAAAACTACAATATGCAAAACTATGCCAATGATATTGTCGCGGAAGTCAAAGAAGCTTGTGACCAAGCAGAGATTGCGGTTCCCACCCTAATTAGTGAAAGCGGTCGCGCGATCGCGTCACATCAAGGGGTGCTCATTTTTGATGTTTTAGGCAGTAATGAACCGCCCATCACCCCACCACCGGTGATCGAAGAAGAAGAACATTTAATTATTCGCAATCTTTGGGAAACTTATGCACTGATTAACGACGAAAATTACCAAGAACACTATCACGACGCCATTCAATTCAAACAAGAAGCCATTGGTTTATTTAATTTTAGCTACTTAACTTTACAAGAACGAGCAAGAGCAGAACAACTGTATTGGGCGTGTTGTGCCAAAGTTTTTGAAATTATTAAACATCAAGAAACCGTAAGTGAGGAATTGCAATCAATTGCCAATATTCTCACTGCCATCTATTACATTAATCTCTCCGTTTTTCAATCTACGCCTGATCATTGGGCCATTGATCAACTCTTTCCGATTATGCCCATTCATCGCTTGCATGAAGTTCCTAGCAAGCGTGCTATTTTAGCTGATTTAACCTGTGATAGTGACGGTAAAATTAGTCACTTTATTAACCCCAAAGGACAAAAGCCGAAAGACTTTTTAGAACTTCATCCCTTAACTGAAAATCAACCTTATTACTTAGGCATGTTTTTAGTTGGGGCGTATCAAGAAATTATGGGGAACCTCCATAATCTCTTTGGCGATACCAATGTCGTGCATATTCGCACCCATCCCAAAGGCTACAAAATTGAACAGTTTGTCCGTGGCGATACCATTACTGAAGTCCTCGCCCAAACCCAATACTCTAGCGAAGAATTACTGGAAAATCTCCGCCGTCATACCGAACAAGCCTTAGAAAAAAACTTAATTTCCCTCCCTGAGTCACGTCGTTTACTCAATAATTATCAGCAAGGGCTAGGAAACTATACTTATCTCAATGCTAACTATCGAGAATAG
- a CDS encoding response regulator, translating into MSKPATQQKTLRVLIADDHELTRYALQIVLSTRQAITLVGTACNGKEALEMAIKHAPDVLVMDLQMPVMDGLQASTAIKQEYSTAQIIAYSSLEDAQTEAMSQSAPIDAFCTKETSTEELVDLIKQLGHNH; encoded by the coding sequence TTGAGTAAACCAGCCACACAGCAAAAAACCTTACGTGTCCTGATCGCTGACGACCACGAGTTAACTCGCTACGCTTTGCAAATTGTCTTATCGACCCGACAGGCAATCACCCTTGTTGGAACCGCTTGTAATGGGAAAGAAGCCCTAGAGATGGCAATAAAACACGCTCCCGATGTGTTGGTGATGGATTTACAAATGCCAGTCATGGATGGCTTGCAAGCATCAACTGCCATTAAGCAAGAATACTCAACGGCGCAGATTATTGCCTACTCCTCCCTCGAAGATGCACAAACTGAGGCAATGTCCCAATCCGCTCCAATTGATGCCTTCTGCACGAAAGAAACATCCACCGAAGAGTTAGTTGATCTCATCAAGCAACTGGGACATAACCATTAA